In one Thermanaerovibrio velox DSM 12556 genomic region, the following are encoded:
- the gatC gene encoding Asp-tRNA(Asn)/Glu-tRNA(Gln) amidotransferase subunit GatC gives MRIDEEEVRRIADLARLELREDQVSSMVEHFRRLGEHFEALRSVDLNGLECLVDDEPPGRMREDQVRRWRDSELVLLGAPRREGHFFKVPRIGVKE, from the coding sequence ATGAGGATAGATGAGGAAGAGGTGCGCCGCATAGCTGATTTAGCGAGGCTTGAGCTTAGGGAGGACCAGGTATCTTCCATGGTGGAGCATTTCAGGCGCCTTGGAGAGCACTTCGAGGCCCTTCGTTCGGTTGACCTTAATGGGCTGGAGTGTTTGGTGGATGACGAGCCCCCAGGCCGCATGAGGGAGGATCAGGTACGGAGATGGAGGGATTCGGAGCTTGTGCTCTTGGGGGCTCCACGGCGGGAGGGGCATTTCTTCAAGGTCCCGAGGATAGGGGTTAAGGAGTGA